The proteins below are encoded in one region of Thermosulfurimonas marina:
- a CDS encoding YgaP-like transmembrane domain has translation MKAIRAQRILMGVILLVGIFLLYKGKPCAKYIFWFVALMSILSGIVNFCPSEWFFRKIFREG, from the coding sequence ATGAAGGCTATTCGGGCCCAAAGGATCCTGATGGGAGTAATTCTTCTGGTGGGAATTTTCTTGCTCTACAAGGGAAAACCCTGCGCCAAATATATCTTCTGGTTCGTGGCCCTGATGAGCATTCTTTCCGGAATCGTAAACTTCTGCCCCTCGGAATGGTTCTTCCGCAAGATCTTCCGCGAAGGATAA
- a CDS encoding DUF4105 domain-containing protein — MYKFSVSISLIIICIGYSLSCCAQRLPKEIIYLALHKKLYLSPTWKVLLHIDPYSKRPYIKDPSFILSYSHFSLAEEMKKTIESFFLPPGIFSDSNAHPICRFPARKLFIEHELNLSENIFPQVECKDFNYYLKKAPADNIYLVFASENIKNPASMMGHLFLKLEGINDEGRQVAHAVSFFAVINTYNPLKLGLESLFTGMRGIFSLMPYYYQVAKYLEKEERNIWEYKLNLSSYQKKLLYFHIWELKDVKMEYYFQGYNCATVIYYLLSLANPEIFNKKAHWISPLDVVKLAKQYGLINDVRLLPSDQWLIRMLEERLNFWDILLLKFSVEKGNEKYFSSLDPQNVKDFYRLKLGEVYGYYSWKHGIISKKVWKNLEKIFRKQLSNSPYGFDISKYKSPFKIPQETHFETGITYFGKEKFLKVDFLAASHTLEDDNREYFSESALEVGRFSFLVNKCSFKLENFKLYYMRSLIPFDLLTKGISSQFGIEMSPRYLDNSKYFYSFNISGGIGLTFRFFSDIFVYILGNLENGYGNKIYLTYNPQIGLIIYEVFHMKTWINYSYWGRPLNYSLISFSQSIFLSKNFRISFKINLVEGKTESYGIFLNFSF; from the coding sequence TTGTATAAATTTTCTGTTTCCATAAGTTTAATAATTATATGTATTGGATATTCTCTGTCATGTTGTGCGCAAAGGCTTCCTAAAGAGATCATTTATTTAGCTTTACATAAAAAGCTTTATCTTTCTCCTACATGGAAAGTTCTTCTTCATATTGATCCTTATAGTAAAAGACCTTATATTAAAGATCCTTCCTTTATTCTTAGTTATTCTCATTTTTCTTTAGCTGAGGAAATGAAAAAAACTATAGAATCCTTTTTTTTGCCTCCAGGTATTTTTTCTGATTCTAATGCTCATCCTATATGTCGTTTTCCTGCGCGGAAATTGTTTATTGAACATGAGTTAAATCTTTCTGAAAATATATTTCCTCAGGTAGAATGTAAAGATTTTAATTATTATCTTAAAAAGGCTCCAGCAGATAATATTTATTTGGTGTTTGCTTCAGAAAATATTAAAAATCCTGCGAGTATGATGGGCCATCTATTTCTTAAATTAGAAGGCATTAATGATGAAGGAAGGCAAGTTGCTCATGCTGTTTCGTTTTTTGCTGTGATAAATACTTATAATCCTTTGAAACTTGGTTTAGAAAGTTTGTTTACTGGTATGAGAGGTATTTTTTCTTTAATGCCTTATTATTATCAGGTTGCAAAATATTTAGAGAAAGAAGAGAGAAATATATGGGAATACAAATTGAATTTATCTTCTTACCAAAAAAAGTTACTTTATTTTCATATATGGGAGTTAAAAGATGTTAAAATGGAATATTATTTTCAGGGGTATAATTGTGCTACAGTAATATATTATCTTTTGTCGTTAGCAAATCCTGAAATATTCAATAAGAAAGCTCATTGGATTTCACCATTAGATGTTGTTAAGTTAGCTAAACAGTATGGTTTGATAAATGATGTGCGATTGTTGCCTTCTGATCAATGGTTGATCAGAATGTTAGAAGAAAGATTAAATTTTTGGGATATCCTTCTTTTAAAATTTTCCGTAGAAAAAGGAAATGAAAAATATTTTTCTTCTTTAGATCCCCAGAATGTCAAAGATTTTTATCGATTAAAGTTGGGAGAAGTTTATGGATATTATTCTTGGAAACATGGAATAATTTCAAAAAAAGTGTGGAAAAATTTAGAGAAAATTTTTAGAAAACAGCTTTCAAATAGTCCTTATGGATTTGATATTTCCAAGTATAAATCTCCATTTAAGATTCCTCAAGAGACGCATTTTGAAACTGGTATTACATATTTTGGAAAAGAGAAATTCTTAAAAGTAGATTTTTTGGCTGCTTCTCACACTCTCGAAGATGATAATCGTGAATATTTTTCAGAAAGTGCATTAGAGGTGGGAAGATTTAGTTTTTTAGTTAATAAATGTTCTTTTAAATTGGAAAATTTTAAGTTATATTATATGAGATCTTTGATTCCTTTTGATCTTCTTACTAAAGGCATTTCAAGTCAATTTGGAATAGAGATGTCGCCTAGATACTTAGATAATTCAAAATATTTTTATTCGTTTAATATTAGTGGGGGTATCGGTCTAACTTTTAGGTTTTTTTCAGATATATTCGTATACATTTTAGGAAACCTAGAAAATGGATATGGAAATAAAATATATTTGACTTACAATCCCCAAATTGGGTTAATTATTTATGAAGTTTTTCATATGAAAACGTGGATAAATTATTCTTATTGGGGAAGGCCGTTAAATTATTCTTTAATAAGTTTTTCTCAAAGCATTTTTTTGTCTAAAAATTTTAGAATTTCTTTTAAAATAAATTTAGTAGAAGGAAAAACAGAAAGCTATGGAATCTTTTTGAATTTTTCTTTTTAA